One Pecten maximus chromosome 16, xPecMax1.1, whole genome shotgun sequence DNA window includes the following coding sequences:
- the LOC117345217 gene encoding neuromedin-U receptor 2-like — protein sequence MANFTVNSTGNATIPYIGDYSGPCSTTGCRAVAVIISLVAIPGAVANALVCVRVCADPRLRTPTFTALALLALADFLFILLKYNSVVVLHFFYNGFANTPFYLLVMDSLATICGASSAYHVVLLYSFRYFKLVYPLKGYLWFTVKKILAISGGVWLGCTIFISAYIVTVYLMADSHPVLAFVFNIITTIVMAFLPLLIILILHFMKTAKLRNSIAATRADVTRIMSRMVTAIVIVYIITTTPANVRDIVSLGFQPLDSSSYHVFEEICRVLMFVNFAANPFIYLLFSSHFRQSVLACFVC from the coding sequence ATGGCGAATTTTACTGTGAATAGTACCGGGAACGCCACTATTCCATACATTGGGGACTATTCTGGTCCCTGTTCCACAACGGGATGCCGCGCAGTAGCAGTTATCATCTCGCTGGTAGCTATCCCGGGGGCTGTAGCCAATGCCCTAGTGTGTGTGCGGGTATGTGCCGACCCGAGGTTAAGGACGCCAACATTTACGGCCTTAGCCTTGCTGGCTTTAGCCGACTTCCTCTTCATCCTCCTCAAATACAACAGTGTGGTGGTCCTCCATTTCTTCTACAACGGGTTTGCTAACACGCCTTTCTACCTCCTCGTCATGGATTCCCTAGCTACCATATGTGGCGCCTCCTCAGCCTACCATGTGGTGCTGTTATATTCATTCCGATATTTCAAACTAGTTTATCCGCTTAAAGGATACTTGTGGTTCACAGTTAAAAAGATTCTAGCCATTTCTGGTGGGGTGTGGTTGGGATGCACGATATTCATTTCCGCCTATATTGTGACAGTTTATCTAATGGCGGACTCGCATCCGGTTTTGGCGTTCGTTTTCAATATAATCACTACAATTGTAATGGCCTTCCTGCCTCTACTGATAATTCTTATTCTGCACTTTATGAAAACAGCCAAACTCAGGAATTCCATTGCCGCCACTCGTGCCGACGTCACAAGGATAATGTCCCGGATGGTGACGGCTATTGTAATAGTTTATATCATAACAACGACGCCAGCGAACGTTCGTGACATTGTGTCCCTCGGATTCCAACCTCTTGATTCCTCCTCGTACCACGTGTTTGAAGAAATCTGCCGTGTATTGATGTTTGTCAATTTTGCCGCAAACCCATTCATATACCTCCTTTTTTCTTCACATTTTCGACAGAGTGTTCTAGCATGCTTTGTTTGTTGA